From Nicotiana tabacum cultivar K326 chromosome 15, ASM71507v2, whole genome shotgun sequence, the proteins below share one genomic window:
- the LOC107820657 gene encoding uncharacterized protein LOC107820657, whose protein sequence is MLTASTTMSAPTLPIVRAEAECLKQFKPIVSVGLQPLGMQSQFINNGRHLICPVQEKSASIICVAALSARCATKGQMQTLTRENSTITVAPEKVKSPDLDDGGAGFPPRDDDGSVWWRGGGDGGWGGGGGDGGEGRWAGGGGGGHWAFFFFVFLVILGFLKDKEEEGPYQDQRRRKPVY, encoded by the exons TGAGAGCAGAGGCTGAATGCCTGAAGCAATTCAAGCCAATAGTATCTGTTGGCCTCCAGCCGCTTGGCATGCAGTCTCAATTTATTAACAATGGAAGACACTTGATATGTCCTGTTCAAGAAAAGAGTGCTTCCATAATATGTGTTGCTGCTCTG AGTGCCAGATGTGCAACTAAAGGGCAGATGCAGACTCTTACAAGGGAAAATTCAACCATTACAGTTGCACCAG AGAAGGTGAAATCTCCTGATCTCGACGATGGTGGGGCTGGGTTTCCCCCTCGTGATGATGATGGCAGCGTGTGGTGGCGTGGGGGTGGGGATGGGGGTTGGGGGGGGGGTGGGGGTGATGGTGGTGAAGGCCGTTGGGCAGGTGGGGGTGGTGGAGGCCATTGGgcattcttcttttttgtttttcttgtcatCCTAGGCTTCTTGAAGGATAAAGAGGAAGAAGGACCCTACCAGgatcaaagaagaagaaaaccagtATATTGA
- the LOC107820653 gene encoding fatty acid amide hydrolase: MGKKQVMVPVNEVDLTEVKYVPEKFEAPHLTGFWFKLFVKVMEAPLIGSLITSHLKQKNGMTEILKNTVIPEVPMFIPQFPVQDPEPGVVCLEEDGKPEERVDLALKCLPHYDPSSSWNSGSGEPFPFRYWKIRDYGYAYRSKFTTPSMVAEHFISAIEVLNDKQPSAPLLISFDPKEVRRQAASSAQRFEEGIPLSILDGILIAVKDDIDCYPHPSKGGSTWFHEVRQVNTDAVSVSRLRSSGAILVGKTNMHEFGMGTTGNNPNYGTPGNPHNPKRYTGGSSSGSAAIVASGLCSAALGTDGGGSIRIPASLCGVVGLKTTFGRTDLTGSLWEAGTVTIAGPITATVEDAILVYAAILGSSPADRIPLNPSLPCLPDLCSNESSNILGSLTLGMYTKWFNDVSSTDISDKCEDVLNQLFHLYGCKTTEIVIPELRELRTAHTVTFGSESLCLLNPDCEDGKGVRLTNDTRTNLALFRSFAASDYVSVQRLRRRIMHYHMEIFKKVDVIVTPTTGMTAPVIPKSALEVGETNLQVVASLMQFAITANILGLPAISVPIGYDKQGLPIGLQLIGRPWCEATILRLASVIEEISAEYRKKPMEFYDILKGK, translated from the exons ATGGGGAAAAAGCAAGTGATGGTGCCGGTTAATGAAGTAGACCTCACCGAAGTGAAATATGTGCCggaaaaatttgaag CTCCACATTTGACTGGTTTTTGGTTCAAGTTGTTTGTTAAAGTAATGGAGGCACCCTTAATTGGTTCTTTAATTACCAGTCACCTGAAGCAGAAGAATGGAATGACTGAG ATTCTCAAGAATACTGTGATCCCAGAGGTGCCCATGTTCATTCCACAATTCCCTGTTCAAG ATCCAGAGCCTGGTGTTGTTTGCTTAGAAGAAGATGGAAAACCTGAAGAACGGGTTGATTTAGCCTTGAAGTGTCTTCCACATTATGATCCTTCTAGCAGTTGGAATTCTGGTTCAGGAGAACCGTTCCCATTCCGCTACTGGAAAATTCGTGATTATGGATATGCTTACAGATCTAAATTTACTACCCCATCTATG GTTGCAGAGCACTTTATCTCAGCAATAGAGGTACTTAATGATAAGCAGCCCTCAGCACCGTTATTAATCTCCTTTGACCCCAAGGAGGTGAGAAGGCAAGCTGCATCTTCCGCTCAAAGATTTGAGGAAG GAATACCATTGTCGATCTTGGATGGGATTTTAATTGCAGTCAAGGATGACATTGATTGCTATCCTCATCCTTCAAAGG GTGGTTCTACATGGTTTCATGAGGTTCGCCAGGTAAACACAGATGCAGTTTCTGTGTCAAGATTACGAAGCAGTGGTGCAATTTTAGTAGGAAAGACAAATATGCATGAATTTGGTATGGGCACAACAGGGAATAATCCGAATTACGG TACACCTGGAAATCCGCATAATCCAAAAAGATACACAGGTGGTTCTTCCTCAGGTTCAGCTGCAATTGTCGCTTCTGGATTGTGTTCAGCAGCATTGGGAACAGATGGTGGAG GTTCAATACGAATTCCTGCTTCTCTTTGCGGGGTTGTCGGCTTGAAAACAACATTTGGACGGACTGACCTGACAGG GTCACTGTGGGAAGCAGGAACAGTCACAATTGCTGGACCCATCACAGCTACAGTTGAGGATGCCATACTTGT GTATGCAGCAATCTTAGGATCCTCTCCAGCTGATCGAATTCCACTGAATCCT tCCCTCCCTTGTTTACCAGATTTATGTTCCAATGAGAGTTCAAACATTTTGGGATCACTTACCCTGGGAATGTATACAAAG TGGTTTAACGATGTTAGCTCAACCGATATATCTGACAAGTGTGAAGATGTCCTAAACCAACTATTTCATCTGTATGGGTGCAAA ACAACAGAGATTGTCATACCGGAGCTTCGCGAGCTGCGCACAGCCCATACTGTTACTTTTGGATCTGAATCGCTATGCTTATTGAATCCTGATTGCGAGGATGG GAAAGGAGTAAGATTGACTAATGATACTCGCACAAATCTAGCACTCTTCAGATCATTTGCAGCATCAGATTATGTTTCTGTCCAGCGCCTTAG GCGAAGGATAATGCACTACCACATGGAGATTTTCAAGAAAGTAGATGTCATTGTAACACCTACCACTGG AATGACAGCTCCAGTAATTCCAAAAAGTGCTCTTGAAGTTGGAGAGACAAATTTGCAAGTTGTAG CAAGCCTAATGCAATTTGCTATAACAGCAAACATTCTCGGGCTTCCAGCAATTTCTGTCCCT ATTGGTTATGATAAGCAAGGACTTCCAATAGGCTTGCAGCTTATTGGTCGTCCGTGGTGTGAAGCTACAATCTTGCGTTTAGCTAGTGTGATAGAG GAAATCTCTGCAGAGTATCGGAAGAAGCCAATGGAGTTCTATGACATCTTGAAAGGGAAGTGA
- the LOC107820652 gene encoding cytochrome c1-2, heme protein, mitochondrial-like: MSLGKKIGIGLEGFGRINRFITRAARHRDETKLSNASDVLKTFTTKHASDGFGSAGLKSFRALAIIGAGVSGLLSFTSVAYSDEAEHGLECPSYPWPHQGILSSYDHASIRRGHQVYQQVCASCHSMSLISYRDLVGVAYTEEETKAMAAEIEVVDGPNDEGEMFTRPGKLSDRFPQPYANEAAARFANGGAYPPDLSLITKARHNGQNYVFALLTGYRDPPAGVSIREGLHYNPYFPGGAIAMPKMLNDGAVEYEDGTPATEAQMGKDVVSFLSWAAEPEMEERKLMGFKWIFVLSLALLQAAYYRRLRWSVLKSRKLVLDVVN, translated from the exons ATGA GTTTGGGAAAGAAGATCGGGATAGGGCTCGAAG GATTCGGAAGAATTAATCGTTTTATTACGAGAGCAGCTCGCCACAGAGACGAAACCAAGCTTTCGAATGCCAGTGATGTGCTTAAGACTTTCACTACTAAG CATGCCTCAGATGGGTTTGGATCTGCTGGCTTAAAGTCTTTCAGAGCATTAGCAATCATTGGTGCTGGAGTCTCTGGGCTCCTTAGCTTCACAAGTGTTGCTTATTCTGATGAAGCAGAACATGGGTTAGAGTGTCCCAGCTATCCTTGGCCTCATCAAGGCATCCTCAGTTCTTATGACCATGCTTC GATACGTCGAGGTCACCAGGTTTACCAGCAAGTGTGTGCGTCGTGCCACTCAATGTCACTAATTTCATACCGTGATCTTGTTGGTGTGGCATACACTGAAGAAGAAACTAAGGCCATGGCAGCAGAAATTGAGGTGGTTGATGGCCCTAATGACGAGGGTGAGATGTTCACCCGCCCTGGGAAGTTGAGTGATCGTTTTCCACAGCCTTATGCAAATGAAGCAGCTGCAAGGTTTGCTAATGGTGGAGCCTATCCTCCTGATCTAAGTCTTATCACTAAG GCTCGACATAATGGTCAAAACTATGTTTTTGCTCTTCTAACTGGCTATCGGGACCCTCCTGCTGGTGTCTCG ATTAGGGAAGGTCTTCACTATAACCCTTACTTCCCTGGTGGAGCTATAGCGATGCCTAAAATGCTTAATGATGGTGCTGTTGAGTATGAAGATGGTACACCTGCTACTGAGGCACAA ATGGGAAAAGATGTTGTGTCGTTCTTGTCATGGGCTGCTGAGCCAGAAATGGAAGAGAGAAAGCTG ATGGGTTTCAAATGGATATTTGTTTTGTCACTTGCACTTCTCCAAGCAGCTTACTACCGTCGCCTGAGATGGTCTGTCCTGAAATCTCGCAAATTGGTCCTCGATGTTGTCAACTGA